In Nostoc sp. UHCC 0926, a single genomic region encodes these proteins:
- a CDS encoding PD-(D/E)XK nuclease family protein produces MQFDTQLLPRINATSKRENGKQYYVDANGNRFPSVTTILNATKSQADRDRLLNWKARVGTEEATRITTSASRRGTQTHKQIERYLLGQNPVCSEASRPYWESIKPVLQEIDTVRLVEGSVFHHDLSYSGKVDCIASYQGIPCICEWKTADKPKGSIEHLYEHPLQLTAYIGAANEYYRDYGIQLKHALLVVAIPEMPAEVFWFESALIKDYWEQWEKRVAEYWERKSV; encoded by the coding sequence ATGCAATTTGATACCCAACTGCTACCACGGATTAATGCCACATCCAAGAGAGAAAATGGTAAACAATATTATGTAGATGCCAACGGAAATCGCTTTCCCAGCGTGACTACAATCCTTAATGCCACCAAATCACAAGCAGACCGAGACAGATTATTAAACTGGAAAGCGCGTGTTGGTACAGAAGAAGCTACCCGCATTACTACATCTGCTAGTCGTCGGGGAACCCAAACACACAAGCAAATTGAGCGCTACCTCCTTGGTCAAAACCCTGTTTGTTCCGAAGCGAGTCGCCCTTATTGGGAGAGTATCAAGCCAGTTTTACAAGAAATCGACACAGTTAGACTCGTGGAAGGCTCTGTTTTTCATCATGATTTGAGCTATTCTGGCAAAGTTGATTGTATTGCCAGCTATCAAGGTATTCCCTGTATTTGCGAGTGGAAAACAGCAGACAAACCCAAAGGCTCAATTGAGCATTTATATGAACATCCACTGCAACTTACAGCGTACATAGGAGCAGCTAACGAGTATTATCGAGATTATGGCATTCAGCTAAAGCACGCTCTCTTGGTAGTAGCGATTCCAGAAATGCCAGCAGAGGTATTTTGGTTTGAATCAGCACTCATCAAAGATTACTGGGAGCAGTGGGAAAAAAGAGTCGCCGAGTATTGGGAACGCAAAAGTGTTTAG
- a CDS encoding peptidoglycan-binding domain-containing protein: MNWKLLALIPALTLATALPGYSLTNNKSHNPTSATHLAQNTPQGNMMKKPNAMHKSNAMHKSNSMANRSSVLTVGSRGEAVKTAQNALKQQGFYTANVDGVFDNKTRLAVMKFQKSKGLRADGILGRRTLASLK; the protein is encoded by the coding sequence ATGAATTGGAAACTACTTGCTTTGATCCCGGCTCTGACTCTAGCTACTGCTTTGCCTGGTTACTCTTTAACCAATAATAAAAGCCATAATCCGACTTCTGCTACCCACCTTGCACAAAATACTCCGCAAGGCAACATGATGAAAAAGCCTAATGCTATGCACAAGTCTAATGCTATGCACAAGTCTAATAGTATGGCAAACCGTAGTAGCGTACTGACAGTAGGTAGCAGGGGAGAAGCAGTCAAAACTGCTCAGAATGCTTTAAAGCAGCAAGGATTCTATACCGCAAATGTGGATGGTGTCTTTGATAACAAGACACGTTTAGCGGTGATGAAATTTCAAAAGTCTAAAGGATTAAGAGCAGACGGAATACTTGGACGTCGCACTTTAGCATCTCTAAAATAA
- the cls gene encoding cardiolipin synthase — protein sequence MLVDAGVLAIFSTTTVVAHVVGVAHAAHAVMNVRSSQGAVAWSISLITFPWVAIPLYWILGRTKFHGYAETLRSVYAQHYNLIQPIYSEIIKFQVAPPDNLAELQPLAKAFTEIPFTSGNAAELLIDGQQTFEAMLKKIALATNYILFQFYTVNDDQAGNEFKEALIAKAKQGINIYFLYDEIGSKKISRPYIESLEQHGIAVSAFNTTQGQGNRLQYNFRNHRKILVVDGEIAFVGGLNIGDEYLGKNPRLSPWRDTHMMLEGPTVQSLQNSFVRDWYWATRKLLEVNWQVKINRETNQTAFILPTGPADTLPACKLFFVELINQAQTHLWIASPYFVPDEATLSALKLAAMRGVDVRILLPNRPDHLFVYLCSFSYYTEMEKIGIKLYRYKNGFMHQKIIVIDENLAGVGTVNLDSRSFSLNFEVMGFVTEPRFVQSVKKMLEDDLAVCVAVDLDEYDKKPFWFKLAVRVSRLLTPLL from the coding sequence ATGCTTGTAGATGCTGGTGTTTTAGCTATTTTTAGCACAACTACAGTTGTTGCTCATGTCGTGGGAGTTGCACATGCAGCCCATGCAGTGATGAATGTACGTTCTTCCCAAGGGGCAGTTGCCTGGAGCATTTCTCTAATTACCTTTCCCTGGGTAGCTATTCCGTTGTATTGGATTTTAGGAAGAACTAAATTTCATGGATATGCTGAAACACTGCGCTCAGTCTATGCACAACACTACAACCTTATTCAGCCGATTTATAGCGAAATTATTAAATTTCAGGTTGCGCCACCAGATAATCTAGCCGAGTTGCAACCATTAGCGAAGGCTTTTACAGAAATTCCTTTCACATCAGGTAATGCTGCCGAATTACTGATTGATGGTCAGCAAACCTTTGAAGCGATGCTGAAAAAGATTGCATTGGCGACAAATTATATTTTGTTCCAATTCTATACTGTTAACGATGACCAAGCTGGTAATGAGTTTAAAGAAGCATTGATTGCGAAAGCCAAGCAAGGAATAAACATCTACTTTCTCTACGATGAAATTGGTTCCAAGAAAATATCTCGCCCTTATATCGAGTCTTTAGAACAGCATGGAATTGCAGTAAGTGCATTTAACACCACCCAAGGTCAAGGTAATCGGCTCCAATATAATTTTCGCAATCATCGGAAAATTTTGGTGGTGGATGGAGAAATAGCATTTGTCGGTGGACTGAATATTGGTGACGAATATTTAGGAAAAAATCCTCGATTGAGTCCTTGGCGTGACACCCACATGATGCTCGAAGGCCCAACTGTGCAAAGTCTACAAAACTCCTTTGTGCGAGATTGGTATTGGGCGACTCGAAAACTTCTCGAAGTTAATTGGCAGGTAAAAATTAATCGGGAAACTAATCAAACTGCATTCATTCTTCCTACAGGCCCCGCAGATACGCTACCAGCTTGTAAGCTTTTTTTCGTCGAACTAATTAATCAAGCTCAAACTCATCTCTGGATTGCTAGTCCATACTTTGTACCGGACGAGGCAACATTGTCAGCTTTAAAACTGGCAGCAATGCGAGGTGTAGATGTGCGAATTCTCTTACCAAATCGACCTGATCACTTATTTGTTTATTTATGTTCCTTCTCTTACTACACCGAAATGGAAAAAATCGGTATCAAGTTGTATCGTTACAAAAATGGGTTTATGCACCAGAAAATTATAGTCATTGATGAGAATTTAGCAGGGGTAGGAACTGTTAATTTAGATAGTCGCTCTTTTTCCCTCAACTTTGAAGTTATGGGTTTTGTTACCGAGCCTCGGTTTGTCCAAAGTGTGAAAAAGATGTTAGAGGATGATTTAGCTGTCTGTGTTGCTGTTGATCTTGATGAGTACGATAAAAAACCTTTTTGGTTCAAGTTAGCTGTGAGAGTATCTCGATTGCTGACTCCTTTACTTTAA
- a CDS encoding DUF790 family protein: MLPTELLMHRQNGEEIIPKRLKIDQKTSELAIELINYFQSAVGKTQGVLERQLTDFEGDSTDYRVKRGLAYILKSSFCTFEVISPLEPQMLRERVFSLASKSVSSRESTQVTLGKVADELTQELEREVLLEQVRNGLYADLSENKILTVFDAPTAPDLLNRYNLSQVQGVFYKASQLVLNAHRNVPGEYKLLFRYLKLFQLMAYIEGDADHGFTITIDGPTSLFNPSTRYGLAIAKLIPALLHVTKWSLSSILQSRDAYTNTWKTGRFTLNSECGLVSHYPPGKPYDSMLEASFADKWDALKSGWALEREVDLIPIPGSVMIPDFRLVHSDGRTFLLEIVGYWRPEYLQKKFSQVRRAERDDLILAISERLNLEKAGVKLNDVPARIVWFKDKLLPKAVLAVMD; encoded by the coding sequence ATGTTACCGACAGAGTTACTGATGCATCGCCAAAACGGGGAGGAGATCATTCCGAAGAGACTGAAGATTGATCAGAAAACTTCGGAGTTGGCGATTGAGTTAATTAATTATTTTCAATCAGCGGTGGGGAAGACTCAGGGTGTGCTTGAGCGACAGCTGACTGATTTTGAAGGAGATTCTACAGATTATCGGGTGAAGCGGGGATTAGCTTATATTCTCAAAAGCAGTTTTTGCACTTTTGAGGTGATTAGTCCTTTGGAACCACAAATGTTAAGAGAACGGGTATTCTCGTTGGCTTCAAAGTCTGTTTCTAGTCGGGAATCAACACAAGTTACTCTTGGTAAAGTTGCTGATGAGTTAACTCAAGAACTTGAGCGGGAAGTTCTATTGGAGCAGGTTCGGAATGGATTATATGCTGATTTATCTGAAAATAAGATTTTGACTGTTTTTGATGCACCAACAGCGCCAGATTTGTTAAATCGATATAACTTATCTCAGGTACAGGGTGTATTTTATAAAGCCAGTCAACTGGTGTTAAATGCTCATCGCAATGTTCCGGGTGAATATAAGCTGTTATTTCGCTATCTAAAGTTGTTTCAATTGATGGCTTATATTGAGGGTGATGCTGACCACGGGTTTACAATTACCATTGACGGGCCGACGAGTTTGTTTAATCCTAGTACGCGGTATGGGTTAGCGATCGCTAAACTTATTCCCGCTTTACTTCACGTTACCAAATGGAGTCTTTCGTCCATTCTCCAAAGCCGCGACGCCTATACAAATACGTGGAAAACTGGACGTTTCACCCTTAATTCTGAATGTGGTTTGGTATCCCATTATCCACCAGGTAAGCCCTACGATAGTATGCTAGAAGCATCCTTTGCTGATAAGTGGGATGCTTTGAAAAGTGGTTGGGCGTTAGAGCGAGAAGTTGATTTGATCCCAATCCCCGGTAGTGTGATGATTCCTGATTTTCGCTTGGTGCATTCTGATGGGCGCACCTTCTTATTAGAAATTGTTGGTTATTGGCGGCCAGAATATTTACAAAAGAAGTTTTCTCAGGTGCGGCGGGCTGAACGTGACGACTTAATTTTGGCAATTTCCGAGCGACTTAATTTAGAAAAGGCGGGAGTAAAATTAAATGATGTTCCCGCGAGAATTGTTTGGTTTAAAGATAAATTATTGCCGAAAGCTGTGTTAGCTGTAATGGATTGA
- a CDS encoding endonuclease/exonuclease/phosphatase family protein, translating to MLVMPNIQEHVNTLVTKFVPSYRFLRLQELTIEKNNSLQIEINSNSIKVLSWNIAKQNYNKTWLTDFSKIIETYQPNLIFLQEFSLKLEADKLEKWLKMNWNFAPNFVDIHHQSYSGIFTAATISPITKKVITTKHYEPIVRTPKISLVTEYLLSDKSTTLLTINSHLINFVDLNKFKIQLNELELALSTHRGPLIFSGDFNTWSQKRAVILNQVTTQLGLTPVIFAPHEQEKIKRFLLSPPLDHIFYRNLSVKKASAKVLDQICSSDHKPLLAEFTYINPQKN from the coding sequence ATATTAGTGATGCCTAATATTCAAGAACACGTAAACACTCTCGTTACGAAATTTGTTCCATCTTATAGATTTCTTCGTCTCCAAGAACTCACAATTGAGAAAAATAATTCCCTCCAAATAGAAATCAATAGTAACTCAATTAAAGTTCTCAGTTGGAATATTGCTAAACAAAACTATAATAAAACTTGGCTAACAGATTTTTCAAAAATAATTGAAACTTACCAACCCAATCTCATATTTTTACAAGAGTTTTCCCTAAAGTTAGAAGCAGATAAATTAGAAAAATGGCTGAAAATGAATTGGAATTTTGCCCCGAACTTTGTAGATATTCATCATCAAAGCTATTCAGGGATTTTCACAGCAGCTACAATCAGTCCAATTACAAAAAAAGTTATAACTACTAAACATTATGAGCCAATTGTTAGAACTCCTAAAATTTCTTTAGTTACAGAGTATCTGCTATCTGATAAAAGCACAACTCTCCTGACAATAAATAGTCATCTGATAAATTTTGTAGATTTAAATAAATTTAAAATACAACTAAATGAATTAGAGCTAGCCTTATCTACACATCGTGGCCCACTAATATTTTCAGGAGATTTCAATACTTGGAGTCAAAAAAGAGCAGTTATCCTCAATCAAGTAACAACTCAATTGGGATTAACCCCAGTAATTTTCGCACCTCATGAGCAGGAGAAAATTAAACGCTTCCTGTTATCACCCCCTTTAGATCATATCTTTTATCGAAATCTTAGTGTGAAGAAAGCCAGTGCTAAAGTGCTAGACCAAATTTGTTCATCCGATCATAAGCCATTGCTGGCAGAATTTACTTATATCAATCCTCAAAAAAATTAA